In Pongo abelii isolate AG06213 chromosome X, NHGRI_mPonAbe1-v2.0_pri, whole genome shotgun sequence, one DNA window encodes the following:
- the LOC112130990 gene encoding putative FXYD domain-containing ion transport regulator 8, whose product MEVVLIFVCSLLVPVVLASAAKKEKEIDPFHYNYQTLRIGGLVFDVVLFLVLSRHLLSHRCKCSFNQKPQDPGDEEAQVENFIIANAKEPQKTKN is encoded by the exons ATGGAGGTGGTACTGATCTTTGTATGCAGCCTGCTCGTCCCTGTGGTCCTGGCCAGTGCAGctaagaaggagaaggaaatagatCCTTTTCATTATAACTACCAGACCCTGAGGATTGGAGGATTGGTGTTTGATGTGGTCCTCTTCCTGGTT ctgaGCCGCCATCTTCTAAGTCACAGGTGCAAGTGCAGTTTCAATCAGAAGCCCCAGGATCCAGGAGATGAGGAAGCTCAGGTGGAAAACTTCATCATTGCAAATGCAAAAGAgccccagaaaacaaaaaactga